The Candidatus Zixiibacteriota bacterium genome segment TAGCCTTCTGCAAGGAAAGCAAATTTGAATACAGAAGCCAGATGGAATTGAGTCTTGATGACTTCGAGAATGCCGCGAAAGACGCCGAGAAAGAAGATCTATTCGACAAAGATATCGAGAAGATCAGATCGATCATAGAGGGTGAGAAAGAGAGTGATTTCCAGGCCTCGAAAGACTATATCGACCGTCGAATCAAGCGAGAGATCGTGCGCAAGGAATTCGGTGAGCGTGGTGTATATGAGGAACTGGTACTGAAAGCAGATCCTTACGTCCAGAAAGCGCTCGAGATTCTCAGCGAGAAAAAGCGCTACTCTGAACTGCTAAAGGCTGGTCACAGCATAGCAGGTGATAGCTAATTCTGAAATGGGTAAGTCAATTGTTGCGGCGGGCTTCAGTCCGCCGCGATTTTTTTGCTCAGGCTTCAGGTATCCGATATTGGCATCAGCATGAATTATTCCAAGTTAGCGCCCTATTACGATCTTCTCGGCTGGGCCGATTTCACGTTTCACATATTACCACATATACGAAGCTTCTTCCGCGCAATTGGGTCGCCTCCTGAGAGATACCTCGATATCGCATGCGGCACCGGCGTGCTTGCGTCAATACTCGCTGACGAGAACATCCGAATTACCGGGATAGACATCAACCCCGAAATGATTCGAGAAGCAAAGAAGAGAGAGTACAGCATCAGGCCCAATTTCAGGGTTGCGGACATGTGCAAGTTTGATCTCCGTAGTCAATTCCCCGTGACTGGCTGCTTCTACGATGCGATCAACCATCTTGCGTCAGAGGAGGACGTGCGGAAAGCATTTAGATGTGCTTTTCTGCACACGGAACCGGGTGGCTACTACATCTTCGACATCAATACTCCTCTGGGCCTCGAACGGTGGTCGCCCTACTGTTCGCAGCAAAGAAACCGCTTCATAGTCACCCAGGATGGCACCTACGACAAGAGTACCGGTACGCGCGATATCAAGATCGAAGCATTCGTCAAGGATTCGAATGACGAGGTCCGCTATGTTAACGAAATGATTCGTGAGAAAGCCTATCCACTCTCATTTATACAGCATGCTCTGGCAGAAGCTGGTTTCAGGAAGTTCGCTTTCGAACCGTTTCGAAATGAGGGGACTGTAAGAGACGCCGAGCGGCTGTTTACCGTCTGCCGTAGATAGTACTTCAATGTGACGGTAGCTGCAGCGATGGCTGACGCAGGCAGATTCTGTTTGTAGAATCGTATAATATTGAATAAGTTGTGACTAAACAGGGCGCACGAATTACACCAATAACCTGTCGGGCAAACGATCGCAATGCATTTCAGCGCGGAATGAGTTGACTGTGAACGAGAAAATAGACATCGCATCATACATAGACCAGTCACTGCTCAAAGGTGACGCAACCCCAGCGCACATAGATGAACTCTGCAGTGTCTCGATTCGATATCGATTCAGGACTGTCTTTGTAAATCCTGTGCATGTGAAGCGTGCCTCAACGAATCTCAGCGGATCACAGATAGGCATCGGAAGCGTTGTAGGTTTTCCCCTCGGAGCCTCAACAGTACGGGTGAAAGTCTATGAGGCGGAGACAGTCGAGAATGATGGAGCTTCCGAAATTGACATGGTTATGAACGTCGGGGCGGCGAAGGCGGGAGAATTTCGACTCATAGAGAGAGAAATCCATGCAGTCAAGAGCGCCCTGGGGAGCAGCACTTTGCTGAAGGTGATCCTCGAATGTTCCCTGCTGGACAATGCGGAGAAGATTGGCTGCGCGCAAATTGCAGCTGACTCCGGCGCAGATTTCGTCAAAACCTCGACTGGCACTGTCGGTAGTGCAACCACCCAGGATGTTGAATTGCTATTTAAGACTGTAGGCGGGCAGATTGGCGTCAAAGCGTCGGGTGGAATCCGCGACCTGCGGTCCGCGCTGGCAATGATTGAAGCAGGAGCATCACGTATAGGAACGTCTTCAGGAGTTCCAATCATTGATGAATATCACGATTCCCCCAGTCGATAATTGAGTGATAGGTCGATTGGAATGATTGACATAATGCGTGTTATTGAATAGATTTGGATGGGTGTGAACAGATTCGACTGACGGGTGGCCACTATTGGATATGGCAGAGAAGAACGGACAAGGACAGGGACGTGATTTTGTAGGAATCCATTTCACTTGCTGCAACGTTTATATCCGAGTATATAAGTCGAAGCAGGGTGACAGGTACGTCGGCTTCTGTCCCAAGTGCGGCAAGAAAGTGAAACTCGTCGTCGGCTCCGACGGTGTAAACGACAGGTTCTTTACAGCCAGATGAAAAGACATCGTTCGAAAATAGTTGTCGTACCACTGGGAGAGGTCGATTTCTTCCAAATTAACAAGCTGACCAGCAGCCTGTCTGCACTCTTCTCACTTCCATCCGATATTCTTCAGGGAATGAAAATCCCTAAGGAAGCTTATAATGTCATCAGAAACCAGTATTTCTCTACGGTCATCCTTCAGAAGCTGGAGCTCCTCAAGGCAAGCCAGCGCGAAGTCATCCTGGGGCTTCTCGAAGATGATCTATACAGTGCAAGCACGCCGTTTATTGTCGGTGACAGCGACCGGATCGGAAGTTGCGCAGTAGTCTCGTATTTTCGAATCAGACAGGAGTTCTATGGTCTTCCAGAGGATGAGAGGCTGGTTTTCAAACGGATTCTGAAGGAATCTTCGAAGCATTTGGGTCGCATACTCGGGCTCACGCTCTGCCGCAATCCCCGCTGCGTGATGTACTACTCTGACAACATGTTTGACATCGATCAGAAGAGCGAGAAACTCTGCGACATCTGCCAGCGAACATATTACAAAATACGTTAATCTACTTCTACCGTCAACTGAGCTTCTCTGTTTTCGGAGAAGCTAACAGTGTTCGCACAAATAACAAAGCGCCCCGGGAAAAGGGCGCTTTGCATGCTTGCTAAGTAAAGATCGTGGGCCGGAAATTACTTCATCAAGACCATTTTCTTGATATCGCTGAAGTCGCCTGATTTGATGCGATAGAAGTACACACCACTGGCAACATCACCGCCGGAATTGTCGCGACCGTCCCAGTAAGCCGAGTATTTACCGGCATCCTGGTATTCGTTCACAAGCTGACGAACCTGCTGGCCAAGAATATTGTATACACTCAGCTCAACTTCACCCGCAGTTTTAATTGAATAAGCGACGGTTGTCGACGGGTTGAATGGGTTCGGATAGTTCTGAGCAAGAGCATAGACAGTCGGAATCGTGACCGAGCTGCCAGTCGGGTTCTTGGTCAGAGAAATCGTGTTACCTTCGACTTCAGGGCCGACATTGTCCACTACGGGCTTGCCGCCGCTGTAGTTGTTGTACACCAAAGAGAGCTTGTGTCCGGGATTGCTGGACTCAAAAGAGTTGATCTCGAACTCTTCAAGAGTAGCATCGTCAACTCTGAAAGTCAACTGCGCAATCACGCCGTCACCGGGCTCGAGCGCATCCTTGGGACCGTAGACCATGGAAATCAGTCCAATGAGTACTCTGCTGTTCTTTTCGTCGATGTTTGCAATCTTCGCATCGAAATAATCAACGCGGGTATCGGCGAACTCAACTTTCGTGAGCGTGACACCCTTCGACCATTCCAACGGAATATCCATTGCTACCAGATTCTCGTCATGGACGACAGATACTGGGACTGTGATTTCATTATCTGAAATCCACTTTGCGTCTCCAAATCTGAATACATCCCGCTTGCCCATATCAGCCGCATTAACAGCTGCCGGCACCACCAGAACGCAAATCAAGATGGCGATTATGCTGAAGCGTTTCATTAGGCAACCACCTCCTCAGGGATTAATTGTGTTGGTTTCTGTAAACAAGCCATAGTTAAATTCCTAACATCAGTGACTCAATATACCGTATGGCGTGCCCGGTATATGATGGATACAAAAGCAAGAGGGGGTGACAGAACTTCTCTCTAGTAATAGTATAGTTTTGGGGGCGAGCTTTGTCAAGCCCTATTGTCCACCTCCTTGTGTACACAAGCTTACTTCCAATGATAGTGTTTCGTCATTCACTTTTCAGGAATCCGAGCTTTTTCCTGGCTTCCCTACTCATACACTCCATTGTCCACCTGGGTTCCCAAACAACATCAACTTTTACAGAATCAACATCTTCCAAGTCCTCCACCCTCTTTTGCACATCCTGACTAATGGGCGTCGCCATTGGGCATCCCGGTGCTGTCAGAGTCATGTCAATCTCCACTTCCCTCCCCTTGATCCTGATGTCGTAGATCAATCCGAGTTCTACAACACTGACAGGAATCTCGGGATCGTAACAGCCCTTCAAAGCTTCGCGTACCGATCGACAGTCGGCATCCGACACTCCGCGTCCATGCGTAACAAAGTTGATTCAATAAGCGACTTAACGAACGAGAGCAAGTCAAGTTCCTGTTACAATAAAACCAGAATATTCAAACTCTGTCAATATATTTCTGACAACGAGGCGGCGCAGATTGTGCGTCGGGGGGATCATCGGGAGTTTTACCTTGACTCACAACAATGGCCGGGGTAATATGATTCATTATTCAATAGCACTCGGAAGGAGGACTTGTGGCAAAAGAGCAAGTACAGACCGAAGGTGATCTGTATCAACCATTTGTGCCTGCATCAAAGACGGTTCCGGAGATAACGGTCAGTTCGGTCGTCCTCGGCATAATAATATCGATCGTATTCGGGATGGCGAACGCATATCTGGGCCTGAAACTCGGTATGACTATCTCCGCGTCCATTCCGGCAGCAGTCATTTCGATGGCAGTGCTGCGAGCAATTCTCAAGCGCGGCAGTGTTCTTGAAAACAATATGGTCCAGACAATCGGATCGGCCGGAGAATCGCTCGTAGCTGGAGTGATATTCACCATTCCGGCATTTTTAATATGGTCCGAGACGATTCCCGGATTTGACGACGTATTTCAGTTGACTGGTGCTGACATCGTAGCAATGTCCCTGCTCGGCGGTTCCCTTGGTATCTTCATGATGATCCCGTTGCGCAAGTATCTTGTTCACCGGGAGCACAATAAGCTGAGATTCCCCGAAGGTACCGCCTGTGCCGAAATCATTTTGGCTGGTGACGAGGGCGGATCTAAAGCAGTGACGGTCTTTTCTGGGATCGGGATCGGTGCATTGTACAAGATCGTAATGTCGGGATGCAGGGGTTGGCTCGAATCGCCCGGTTTTGACTTCAGATCAAAGCCCCTGGATGGCGCGACACTGGGCATCGACGCCACACCTGCCCTTCTCGGTGTGGGATATATCATAGGCCCTCGTATCGCAGCTCTGATGCTCTCCGGCGCGGTGCTCGGCTACATCGGACTCGCTCCGGCGATCAAGTTCCTTGGCGCATATTTCCAGGCCGATTATGTCCCAATGGCGGTTTCAGAGATGAGCTCCGGAGACCTTAGGAACTATTTCATAAAATATTTCGGTGTAGGCGCCGTCGCACTCGGTGGATTTGTCAGCTTGATAAAAGCCGCACCCGTGATCTTTCATTCATTCGCAGTCGGCTTCAGACAACTCACCAAGCGGGGTGCGGGAGCCAACGAGAAACCGATCCGCACAGACGAAGATATGCCGATGTGGCAGGTGCTGCTCGGTACTCTCCTTGTGGTAATTGCTATCTGGATCATGCCGGGACTCGACCTGCACCTTCTCAGCATAGCGCTCGTGGTACTGTTCGGGTTCTTCTTCGTGGTGGTTGCCGCGCGAATTGTCGGTATTGTCGGGTCTTCATCTTCTCCTGTCTCCGGAATGACAATCGCCACACTTCTCGTCACCTGTCTGATCCTGATTTCATTCGGTGTAAGCGGGATGACCGGCATGGTAACAGCCATGACTATCGGCGCTATCGTCTGTATCGCTGTCTGCATGTCGGGTGATATTGCGCAGGACCTCAAAACCGGCTGGCTTCTCGGTGCGACTCCGAAAAAGCAGCAGTGGATGGAATTTGTCGGCCTTGCGGCATCAGCGGTTACAATGGGTGGAGTGGTCTTCCTTCTTGCGAATGCATACGGCTTCGTACAGTCGCCGGAGCATCCGTCACCACTGTTGGCTCCGCAGGCAAATGTTATGGCTACTGTAGTGCAGGGCATAATGGGGGGACAGCTTCCATGGGAGTTTATCGTCGGCGGGTGCATGATCGCGGCGGCAGTGGAACTTCTCGGAATAAGCAGTCTGCCATTCGCGATCGGACTGTATCTTCCTCTCTCACTCTCGACGCCGATCATGGCTGGCGGACTAATCGCACTTCTGGTGAAGAAAACCTCACCGAAAGATATCTTCAAGCGCAGAGAGCAGAAAGGCATCCTTTTCGGTTCTGGACTTGTCGCGGGCGACGCGCTTGTCGGAGTGCTGATAGCTTTCGCATTTGCAGGAGCGGACTATGTCAGCATTCTGGACAAATACAAGTCATTCTCGGAACATTATGAATCAACTTCGATCCTCGGACTGGTGCCCGGAAGTGTCGTGGCACTGTGCGCCTTTGCAGCCCTAATCCTGACATTCTGGCTGTTTACTAAGGTGAGGAAAGATCGAAGCTGATCGATTCTGATCAGTGAGCATTAAGAAGCGCAGGGTCATACACCCTGCGCTTTCTTGCGTAGGATGGTTCGGAAGTCCAGCACGGGTAAGCGTGATCAGTTGCACATCACTCCAAAACTTGTATATTGCTGCAACATGATATCGAAAGAGAAAAATGCGTCAGAGAGTAGGCTTGTCTGGCCAGCAGCAGTTTTCATAGCGGCTCTCGTCGTGCGGCTGATCGTACTGCTGGAGTTTCTGGCGAATGACCCGTCCTTCTACTTGCCACAATTAGATTCAGACTGGTATCATCTCTGGGCCCTGAGGATCGCCGGTGGTGAACTGCTGCCGACTACGGTCTTCATCGGTGCTCCTCTCTATGCGACAGTACTCGGCCTGTTCTATGCCGTTTCTGGCGGAAGCCTACTCTTTGCGAAGATCATCTCTATAATTATCGCTTCGTTTTCCTGCGTACTGCTATATAAGATCGCAGAGCGAATCTTCGGACAATCAATCGCGAGGATCGCCGGGATTATGCTCGCACTCTATGGAACCGTTCTATTCTACGACACACAGATATTGCCGCCGGTGCTTACAGTATTCCTGATTCTTTGTGCGATCCATCTACTTCTCAAATTCGAAGAGCGCAAGCAACTCATCTATTTGTGTCTTTCGGGACTGGCATTCGGGTTGTCTCTAATAACTGAACCGATGACCGCTGCGGCGATCCCATTCATCCTGCTGTGGCTTCTGCGCTATGCAAAAATACGCAAGGGTGTCTCGTATCGCGTCACGAGAGGCGGGCTATTCATAGTGATTTTGTTAATGCCTGTAATCCTGACATCTTATCACAACTATCAGGTAGCAAAGCAAGTCATCCCCGTATCCAACGATTGCGGGCTGAAGTTCTATCTGGGCAATAATCCAGTAGCCGATGGACTCGCGCGGCGAATGCCTGAGATTCCTGCCGAGAATCAGATGCCGTGGCACGACCTCGTCTTCGTGACCGATTCGATTGCGAAATTTGAGACAGGTGAGCAACTCAGCCCCGGCGAGATTTCTTCATACTGGAAATCTAAAGCCGTTTCATGGATCAGCTCCGATGTCGGCGGATTTTTTGCGCTGACAGCGAAGAAATCCTATTACTTCTTGGCTGGATATGAGAGCTCCGACGGGACCGGGATCTACGATTACCGATCATATTCGATGCTGTTGTCGGCGCTGGCATTCGATTTCGGGATGAAGATTCCTTTCGGCTTGATAATGCCACTCGCGATTGTCGGAGTGATTGTCACCCGTAAGAGATGGAAAGAGCTGCTGCCGCTGCATGCAATGATCTGGCCATTCGCGGCGATAGCCATCTTCTTCACAGTCAATGCTTCTGTCAGGCTTCCAGTGGTGCCGTTCGTGATAATGCTCGCTGCAGCAGCGGTGCATACTATATGGTCGCTATCCAAAGCGCGGAAGTTGAAGACAATTGCTGTACCCTGCTTAGTCGGCATCGTGCTGCTGATAATACTGAATCTGAATCTCTTCTCGCTGGGCAAGACCAATCCATTCCAGTACCATTTCTCACGGGCGATCGGATTGGAGAGCAGCGCAGACACCGAAGGGGCGATAGCAGAGTATCGTGAAGCCCTGAAATATTATCCCAGTGATGCTCGCTGCCATACGAGACTTGGGCATCTCTTCTTCTCCATTGGCAAAATTGATGAAGCCGAGACTCACTTCATCAGCGCCCTGCAGTCCGACCCCTATTCTCCGTCAGCGAACAGCAGCCTCGGCAAAGTCTATCTCCGCAAAGGCAACCCTGAGATAGCAAGGATCTACATCAACGATGCATTCGTAAAGGGGCGCGAACTGCCGGAAGTTCTCGTCACATGGGCTGAATTGATGGAGGGAATCGGAGAAGCCGATTCTGCAGAGATGTTCTACAAGCAGGCGCTCGACAAATCGACCTCGATATCATTTCATGCGAATCTTCTCGGCAATTACTATGTGAAGACGGATCAGATCGATTCGGCGTACAAGTACTTTGGCATCGCAGTCAGGAACAACGAGGATTATGTGACCGCAAGGGTGAACCTCGCGAACGTGAAGCTGGCTCTTGGTGACACGACCGCGGCGGTCAATGACTACACATCCATTCTCGAAACGAACCCCGACCTGATTCAGGTCTGCTTCAATCTCGCGGCGGTGCACTTCATGCAGCGTCGTCCACATGAGGCGCGCAGATACGTCGAGCGCTGCCTCACCATCAATCCGACATATCAACCGGCATTGCAGCTATTGCAGATGCTGGATGGGAAGTAGCGCGCGCCACGGATCGTCATCTTCATCTGAGGTTTGTGTACCCTTCGAAGCTCAGGGACTGTGTCCTCGCGTACCAACGAAGAAGAACGCGCTGCCGACAATGGTTCTCCGCCTTCGCGGTGATGACAGCGCCTTCGCGCTGTATATGATCTCATGCCGACTCGCAGGGACTCTTCCCATTCACGACAGCCCGAAGGGCTGTCATTGCGATGCAAATCGGAATCCAGTTCTGTCTCTTTCTGGATACCGACTTTCGTCGGTAAGACAACGCCTATGGCGTTGTTGGGGCTGTCAGGAAGGGATTCCTGACAGCGCGTAGAAATCCGACATATCAACCGGCATTGCAGCTATTGCAGATGCTGGATGGGAAGTGACATCGTGGCTCTACTCCTGGCACTTGCCGCGGGACCTCAGGAATTATAGGTTTAAGCGAATCGACGTATAATCTAATACTTCCGGCGGCGTTCGATCATGTAGTTGGAGCCGGCGAGTTTCTTGGTGTAGTTCTTCAGATCGGCGAGCATGTGCGACATCTCCCCCACGTGAGTGAACATCTGGTCGAAATTCACAACAACTGCAATCGAAATTGTCAGCAACGGAAATAGCTCTTCAACTCCTCGCCGATTCGTCGTCACGATTTTCCCGCGCTCGCGGTCTTCTTTCTTATACTTGTACGGAATGATACTATCGAATGTCTTTATAATGTTCGAATTAACTATCTCGACCTTATCGTACGGTACAATGAAAATGAAATCATCACCGCCTACATGCCCCACAAAACCGTCCGGTACAAGATCATAGACGATGTCCCTGATAATGTGCGCCGTCAGCCGGATCACCTTGTCGCCGTATAGATAGCCGTAATAATCGTTGTAGGCCTTGAAATTGTCTATATCAAGATAACAGACCGCAAAAGTGCTGCCTTCCAGAATGTAGTCCTCGATTGCCCTTTCGATCAAGACCGGCCCCGGAAGGCGCGATGTCGGGTTCACTCCAAGATCGCGTTTGGAGCGCTCATAGAGCATCTGCAGCTTGATTCCAAATATGGCACTATCCCATTCTCCGGTAAACAAGTCGGCGGCGCCGTGAGCGAAGGCTATCTGATACGTATCGAAAGTCGCATCGGAATGGTACATGATTATTGGAACGCTGGAAAGTGCCGGCGTTTCTCTCGCACTGTCGATCACGTC includes the following:
- the deoC gene encoding deoxyribose-phosphate aldolase — protein: MTVNEKIDIASYIDQSLLKGDATPAHIDELCSVSIRYRFRTVFVNPVHVKRASTNLSGSQIGIGSVVGFPLGASTVRVKVYEAETVENDGASEIDMVMNVGAAKAGEFRLIEREIHAVKSALGSSTLLKVILECSLLDNAEKIGCAQIAADSGADFVKTSTGTVGSATTQDVELLFKTVGGQIGVKASGGIRDLRSALAMIEAGASRIGTSSGVPIIDEYHDSPSR
- a CDS encoding endonuclease Q family protein, which translates into the protein MAEKNGQGQGRDFVGIHFTCCNVYIRVYKSKQGDRYVGFCPKCGKKVKLVVGSDGVNDRFFTAR
- a CDS encoding oligopeptide transporter, OPT family, with translation MAKEQVQTEGDLYQPFVPASKTVPEITVSSVVLGIIISIVFGMANAYLGLKLGMTISASIPAAVISMAVLRAILKRGSVLENNMVQTIGSAGESLVAGVIFTIPAFLIWSETIPGFDDVFQLTGADIVAMSLLGGSLGIFMMIPLRKYLVHREHNKLRFPEGTACAEIILAGDEGGSKAVTVFSGIGIGALYKIVMSGCRGWLESPGFDFRSKPLDGATLGIDATPALLGVGYIIGPRIAALMLSGAVLGYIGLAPAIKFLGAYFQADYVPMAVSEMSSGDLRNYFIKYFGVGAVALGGFVSLIKAAPVIFHSFAVGFRQLTKRGAGANEKPIRTDEDMPMWQVLLGTLLVVIAIWIMPGLDLHLLSIALVVLFGFFFVVVAARIVGIVGSSSSPVSGMTIATLLVTCLILISFGVSGMTGMVTAMTIGAIVCIAVCMSGDIAQDLKTGWLLGATPKKQQWMEFVGLAASAVTMGGVVFLLANAYGFVQSPEHPSPLLAPQANVMATVVQGIMGGQLPWEFIVGGCMIAAAVELLGISSLPFAIGLYLPLSLSTPIMAGGLIALLVKKTSPKDIFKRREQKGILFGSGLVAGDALVGVLIAFAFAGADYVSILDKYKSFSEHYESTSILGLVPGSVVALCAFAALILTFWLFTKVRKDRS
- a CDS encoding glycosyltransferase family 39 protein, whose product is MVRKSSTGKRDQLHITPKLVYCCNMISKEKNASESRLVWPAAVFIAALVVRLIVLLEFLANDPSFYLPQLDSDWYHLWALRIAGGELLPTTVFIGAPLYATVLGLFYAVSGGSLLFAKIISIIIASFSCVLLYKIAERIFGQSIARIAGIMLALYGTVLFYDTQILPPVLTVFLILCAIHLLLKFEERKQLIYLCLSGLAFGLSLITEPMTAAAIPFILLWLLRYAKIRKGVSYRVTRGGLFIVILLMPVILTSYHNYQVAKQVIPVSNDCGLKFYLGNNPVADGLARRMPEIPAENQMPWHDLVFVTDSIAKFETGEQLSPGEISSYWKSKAVSWISSDVGGFFALTAKKSYYFLAGYESSDGTGIYDYRSYSMLLSALAFDFGMKIPFGLIMPLAIVGVIVTRKRWKELLPLHAMIWPFAAIAIFFTVNASVRLPVVPFVIMLAAAAVHTIWSLSKARKLKTIAVPCLVGIVLLIILNLNLFSLGKTNPFQYHFSRAIGLESSADTEGAIAEYREALKYYPSDARCHTRLGHLFFSIGKIDEAETHFISALQSDPYSPSANSSLGKVYLRKGNPEIARIYINDAFVKGRELPEVLVTWAELMEGIGEADSAEMFYKQALDKSTSISFHANLLGNYYVKTDQIDSAYKYFGIAVRNNEDYVTARVNLANVKLALGDTTAAVNDYTSILETNPDLIQVCFNLAAVHFMQRRPHEARRYVERCLTINPTYQPALQLLQMLDGK
- a CDS encoding T9SS type A sorting domain-containing protein — its product is MKRFSIIAILICVLVVPAAVNAADMGKRDVFRFGDAKWISDNEITVPVSVVHDENLVAMDIPLEWSKGVTLTKVEFADTRVDYFDAKIANIDEKNSRVLIGLISMVYGPKDALEPGDGVIAQLTFRVDDATLEEFEINSFESSNPGHKLSLVYNNYSGGKPVVDNVGPEVEGNTISLTKNPTGSSVTIPTVYALAQNYPNPFNPSTTVAYSIKTAGEVELSVYNILGQQVRQLVNEYQDAGKYSAYWDGRDNSGGDVASGVYFYRIKSGDFSDIKKMVLMK
- a CDS encoding diguanylate cyclase, which encodes MTEQVYYKNDILKLAESERNTRKRSFHVAVRQDGTEIARLLPDTITWVDTTIHLFDSIEQLLRLHQKYQLEIILLAASGNMDIEMDVIDSARETPALSSVPIIMYHSDATFDTYQIAFAHGAADLFTGEWDSAIFGIKLQMLYERSKRDLGVNPTSRLPGPVLIERAIEDYILEGSTFAVCYLDIDNFKAYNDYYGYLYGDKVIRLTAHIIRDIVYDLVPDGFVGHVGGDDFIFIVPYDKVEIVNSNIIKTFDSIIPYKYKKEDRERGKIVTTNRRGVEELFPLLTISIAVVVNFDQMFTHVGEMSHMLADLKNYTKKLAGSNYMIERRRKY
- a CDS encoding class I SAM-dependent methyltransferase; translation: MNYSKLAPYYDLLGWADFTFHILPHIRSFFRAIGSPPERYLDIACGTGVLASILADENIRITGIDINPEMIREAKKREYSIRPNFRVADMCKFDLRSQFPVTGCFYDAINHLASEEDVRKAFRCAFLHTEPGGYYIFDINTPLGLERWSPYCSQQRNRFIVTQDGTYDKSTGTRDIKIEAFVKDSNDEVRYVNEMIREKAYPLSFIQHALAEAGFRKFAFEPFRNEGTVRDAERLFTVCRR
- a CDS encoding archemetzincin; translated protein: MKRHRSKIVVVPLGEVDFFQINKLTSSLSALFSLPSDILQGMKIPKEAYNVIRNQYFSTVILQKLELLKASQREVILGLLEDDLYSASTPFIVGDSDRIGSCAVVSYFRIRQEFYGLPEDERLVFKRILKESSKHLGRILGLTLCRNPRCVMYYSDNMFDIDQKSEKLCDICQRTYYKIR
- a CDS encoding DUF59 domain-containing protein, with the protein product MSDADCRSVREALKGCYDPEIPVSVVELGLIYDIRIKGREVEIDMTLTAPGCPMATPISQDVQKRVEDLEDVDSVKVDVVWEPRWTMECMSREARKKLGFLKSE